The DNA window TTACAACCTCTTTCTCAGTAATCATCATCGTTTATTTGGCCGTTGTTGTGGCATAAGAATCGGTTATGTGATAGTGGAAGATCcttttttaacaaaaaagcGAAACATGACTATGATATCCGTAACTCAACGCTCCTTAAATGCAAAGGCAATCTTTTGGTCAAACAAGAATGAGTGCAGATGGAGCGATTAGGAAGAGTTTGGTCAAGAGAAGTAAATATTCTAAGAATGGATGTAGCGAATGCAAACGAAGGAAAGTAAAATGTGACGAAGCCAAGCCAGCATGTTGGCAGTGTTCTCATCTAGGGAAGAGATGCGTTTACCTAATGAATACAGCTAAGATTAGATTTAAGGAAATTAATGTTTTATCCTTTAAAGACAAACCTAAGGTTCTGAAGAAAGGAGAGCTTTATATAAAGGAGCAAGAATTGGTCGATAAAGACGGCGTTGATATATCTCCGCGATGTATAAATGTGAATTCTGTGTCTTATGATACTCCATTATTAGCTACAGATCTATTTGAGAGTCTTGGGGATCTTATGCAGTGCGAAACGCCAAGTGCTAATGAGGTTTTGGGCGAAACATCAATGTTTAAGAAGTATGATAAGTGGGAGGTCGTAGCTAGCAAGTTATATATGGTTTCGACAGAAGAAGTGGAATACCTGAAAGTCTTTTATCACAAACCATCTTACTGGCTATTTCCGCTAGCAACCTCTCCAGACACCAATATTTGTAATCATGTCCTCTTCGAACAAATTATGAGAACAAACCTTCTGGAAAatacttcttcttcgtaTCTACAAAGTGCAATGGTAACGATTGCTGCCAAATATCTTTTCAATACTTCAAGAAATAGGGAATATGATGTAGTTCGGGAACGTTATCTACAAAAGgtatttgaacaattgcACCAGGAGTTTGCATCTTTGGCTAATGGATCATTGGTTTCGCTgaaaattgaaaatttaaTTCTATGTGTTTTGATCCTTACCTTGGATAATTCTAAATTCTGGGAGGAACCATGGAGATTACGTCTGAGTGGTGCTAGAGATTTATTTCTGAAGTATCAAAGATGTGAAAATAGAGATAGTATGAATTCTAACAGTATGCGGCAGGTCATTTTGCTGTTGTCCAGCTCCTGGTTTGCTGCGATTGAATTTGCATCCCTTTTTAACTTTGGTACCCTCCATAATAATGGCGATATAGATATGATGTTTTCTTTAGATCTTCAATGTAAGAATGAATTGAATCTATTAAACTTAGGTTTATTGACTGAAAAAGGTTTTAACATCTTTCTGGGATATTCTACCGAATcattgaatttattgaaggAGATcaaaaagtttttaaataatccaaaaagCGATCCATTTAACGATAGATTTATATTGATATCTAGCCTTTTCATGGGCTGCAGAAAGTTTGAAGTTATTTCAAATGAATTTAGTAAAATCAAAGGCACGCCAATGTTAGAAAACTCTACACTACAGCAGAATGCTATAGTAAGATATAACAACCAGCTGTAttctgtttttgatacCATCCATCAAACTAATTTTGAAGCACTATTtatggtatttttaatgGAGGGAGCCAATTTTGATTCTACATCTCCACTAGTTCAGAATAGTGCAGATCGTATCTGGAAATTTATTGAATGGATATTTCAGGGGTCCAAGctttcaaataaagaagCCGCCTATATTATGGAAAGAATTAATAGCGgatcattaaaaaattatgatgactttaaagaattgaatttaaatttggTCTCTTTGTGCCTCATTGAACCGCTCAGGAAGGACTTTCGATGCATGATGATCCAGACTGGAGTAGTGTTGTGTGCCAGCACTTTGGCAATATATCCTTTGTCTGAGCTCAACCTAGTTAGGTGCAAATGTATTGCCTATTTCCAGTATCTGATTGACACCTTGGGCATTGAATCAGGTAGAGTGTCGatccaatatatatttaacGCCTGGACGCAATCATCAAATAAGCCATTATCTAACTTCCACGATTACGTCGCCTTTTCACACACACAATTATAATCGCCTTATAATTTTAGGATTAAAAAGtattaaatatttacaTTAACTCTCCTCGACGAGTATTTTCCCTTTCTATTTGTTCCAATCTATAAAGCTCGTCCTCCTGGTTCAAGTCTCGTATCAgttcctcctcttcttccgTTAACCCAGAAAGATCCTGAGTTGGTATTAATTCTGCATCCATACGTACACTAGGAGCGCCCTGAAGGTATTTCAAATTCTCAAGACATCTGATCCgtatattttccaaatatttttttgagttCTTATTTTCATAAAGATCATCTAGAACAGGATGTAATGAATAATCTGGACCAAACCAATCAGTGAAAGGAATATCCTTGGGAATATCTGATGGTAACAATACATCGTTTAATACACCAGTCTCATATGCCCATAGGCGCGAGACATTTCTGGGCGTGTAGCCACCGCCCCCTACACAGAGTATAGGAATACCAAATGATTTTACAAATTTAACGCACTCACCATGTGCTTTGATGtttaaattaaaacaacCCAACCTGTCATGCCCCAATGAATCTGCACCACACTGTTGAATGATAACTGTGGGCTTGTAGGAAGTAACTAATGGGTCTATTATACTCTTGAACAAATTAATATatgaatcatcatcaatcCCGTCCTGCAATGGAACATTTAAGGAAAACTTTTTGCCTTTAGAACAACCTATTTCGTCTAAATCCCCTGTACCTGGGAAAAACTCCCCATTATATTTGTGGAACGATACCGTAAAAACCCGGTCTGTTGTGTAGAATGCTTCCTGCACACCATCACCATGGTGTAAATCTATGTCGATATATAGCACTCTGGGGTGATACCGCAACAAGCTGATTATTGCTAACACAATATCATTCACATAACAGAACCCTGACGGATTGCTCTTTTTGGCATGATGTAACCCGCCAGACCAATTGATAGCAATTTCCGATTGATTATTGATCAACTTCCTCGCTGCATCTAAAGATGCTCCCGCATATAAGATGCTGTAGTCGAACATACCTTGAAAGATAGGACAATCGTCTCCAATATTAAATTTCTCCAAGGAACCTCTGGGTAGTTTGTTTAGGTTCTCAGGTGTTACATGAGACAAGAATTCTATGTAATCCGGAGCATGAaattctaacaactctTCCTTAGTGGCCTCCCTCGTCTCATAGAGATCCATAATCTTATGCAACCCATAACACGATACTAAATGATCTGTTAACATCAATCTAAACGGTTTCATAGGATGCCTAACACCATAATGATACTGTGATACTTTAGGATTGAAATGATATGAAACTTGTGGAGAATAAGATGAACCAAATTCAAAAGGAAGCTGTTGCTGAGATGTTTTGGCATCATATAGGAACGTTTCAGACATAATGTAA is part of the Eremothecium cymbalariae DBVPG#7215 chromosome 2, complete sequence genome and encodes:
- a CDS encoding Zn(II)2Cys6 transcription factor domain-containing protein (similar to Ashbya gossypii AFR171W); its protein translation is MQRQSFGQTRMSADGAIRKSLVKRSKYSKNGCSECKRRKVKCDEAKPACWQCSHLGKRCVYLMNTAKIRFKEINVLSFKDKPKVLKKGELYIKEQELVDKDGVDISPRCINVNSVSYDTPLLATDLFESLGDLMQCETPSANEVLGETSMFKKYDKWEVVASKLYMVSTEEVEYLKVFYHKPSYWLFPLATSPDTNICNHVLFEQIMRTNLLENTSSSYLQSAMVTIAAKYLFNTSRNREYDVVRERYLQKVFEQLHQEFASLANGSLVSLKIENLILCVLILTLDNSKFWEEPWRLRLSGARDLFLKYQRCENRDSMNSNSMRQVILLLSSSWFAAIEFASLFNFGTLHNNGDIDMMFSLDLQCKNELNLLNLGLLTEKGFNIFLGYSTESLNLLKEIKKFLNNPKSDPFNDRFILISSLFMGCRKFEVISNEFSKIKGTPMLENSTLQQNAIVRYNNQLYSVFDTIHQTNFEALFMVFLMEGANFDSTSPLVQNSADRIWKFIEWIFQGSKLSNKEAAYIMERINSGSLKNYDDFKELNLNLVSLCLIEPLRKDFRCMMIQTGVVLCASTLAIYPLSELNLVRCKCIAYFQYLIDTLGIESGRVSIQYIFNAWTQSSNKPLSNFHDYVAFSHTQL
- the HOS2 gene encoding histone deacetylase HOS2 (similar to Ashbya gossypii AFR172C) yields the protein MFFEFSYKLYSHKPQTLHQITKYPRILEKQFEAVYIMSETFLYDAKTSQQQLPFEFGSSYSPQVSYHFNPKVSQYHYGVRHPMKPFRLMLTDHLVSCYGLHKIMDLYETREATKEELLEFHAPDYIEFLSHVTPENLNKLPRGSLEKFNIGDDCPIFQGMFDYSILYAGASLDAARKLINNQSEIAINWSGGLHHAKKSNPSGFCYVNDIVLAIISLLRYHPRVLYIDIDLHHGDGVQEAFYTTDRVFTVSFHKYNGEFFPGTGDLDEIGCSKGKKFSLNVPLQDGIDDDSYINLFKSIIDPLVTSYKPTVIIQQCGADSLGHDRLGCFNLNIKAHGECVKFVKSFGIPILCVGGGGYTPRNVSRLWAYETGVLNDVLLPSDIPKDIPFTDWFGPDYSLHPVLDDLYENKNSKKYLENIRIRCLENLKYLQGAPSVRMDAELIPTQDLSGLTEEEEELIRDLNQEDELYRLEQIERENTRRGELM